The Thermonema lapsum genome window below encodes:
- a CDS encoding LOG family protein: MAENLKNLSPNNQKLDIEEEIKIRRAFENRNWSEIKSADSWAIFKIMSEFVQGFEKLAKIGPCVSIFGSARTKPDNPYYKMAEEIAAELVRCGYGVITGGGPGIMEAGNKGAFEAGGKSVGLNIILPFEQQGNIYIDPDKLITFDYFFVRKVMFVKYAQGFIVLPGGFGTLDELFEALTLIQTKKIGRFPIVLVGSSYWQGLIDWLRNTMLEKERNINPEDLELFKVVDTAQDAVKVINDFYAKYLLQPNF, translated from the coding sequence ATGGCAGAAAACTTGAAAAACCTATCACCTAACAATCAAAAGTTGGACATTGAGGAGGAAATCAAAATCCGCAGAGCTTTTGAAAACCGTAATTGGAGCGAAATAAAAAGTGCAGACTCTTGGGCTATATTCAAAATCATGTCGGAATTTGTACAGGGCTTTGAAAAGTTAGCCAAAATAGGACCCTGCGTCTCTATCTTTGGCTCGGCACGTACCAAGCCCGACAACCCCTATTACAAAATGGCAGAAGAAATAGCCGCCGAGCTGGTGCGTTGTGGATATGGTGTCATTACCGGTGGGGGTCCAGGCATTATGGAAGCTGGTAACAAAGGGGCTTTCGAGGCGGGAGGCAAGTCCGTAGGCTTGAATATTATACTGCCGTTTGAGCAGCAAGGAAACATTTATATCGACCCCGACAAGCTCATTACTTTCGACTACTTCTTTGTGCGCAAGGTAATGTTTGTAAAATACGCGCAAGGGTTTATTGTGCTGCCCGGTGGTTTTGGCACCTTAGATGAGCTGTTCGAAGCTTTGACCCTCATCCAAACCAAGAAGATAGGACGCTTCCCTATTGTATTGGTGGGTAGTAGCTACTGGCAAGGACTCATCGACTGGTTGCGTAACACCATGCTCGAAAAAGAGCGTAATATCAATCCGGAAGATTTGGAACTGTTCAAAGTGGTAGATACTGCCCAAGACGCTGTAAAAGTGATTAACGACTTTTACGCTAAGTATCTTTTGCAACCCAACTTCTAA
- the rlmD gene encoding 23S rRNA (uracil(1939)-C(5))-methyltransferase RlmD, with the protein MGHKKKVQPILQGVLIEKAVAEGKCIAHHGERVVFVEGMVAPGDRADVRIVKKKSAYWVGQAVNIEPLSSLRQEPFCKHFGTCGGCKWQHMRYEAQVALKTQQVKDAFERIAKVPVKHWEPIVTASQTTYYRNKLDFAFSTRRWLTAQEVASEDALERHALGFHVPKRYDRVVDIEHCYLQPEPSNAIRLAVKAFALDAGIPFYDTVLHEGVLRSLIIRTANTGEVMVIVVYAGGEEGRAAASQVAAFVKERFPQVVSIYLMHNPKQNDNYYDLEAELYDGKAYITEQMEHLRFRIGPKSFFQTNSAQAHRLYSIVRAWAALSGDELVYDLYTGTGSIANFVAQKAKKVVAIEYVKEAIEDAWQNARDNGIDNVYFEAGDMKDVLTDDFIKKHGAPDVMITDPPRAGMHPDVVALIARVAPRRIVYVSCNPATQARDIALLAPYYEVERVQPVDMFPHTHHVESVALLHRK; encoded by the coding sequence ATGGGGCATAAAAAGAAAGTTCAACCCATCCTGCAAGGGGTGTTGATTGAGAAAGCCGTAGCTGAGGGGAAGTGCATAGCACACCATGGTGAGCGGGTGGTTTTTGTAGAGGGGATGGTGGCACCCGGCGACAGAGCCGACGTGCGTATTGTCAAAAAGAAGTCGGCGTATTGGGTAGGGCAAGCGGTGAATATAGAACCGCTGTCGTCTTTGCGGCAGGAGCCTTTTTGTAAACACTTTGGTACCTGTGGAGGTTGCAAATGGCAACATATGCGCTATGAGGCACAGGTAGCATTGAAAACGCAACAAGTAAAAGACGCTTTCGAACGCATAGCCAAAGTGCCAGTGAAGCATTGGGAGCCCATAGTAACTGCCTCACAAACCACCTATTACCGAAATAAGTTGGATTTTGCTTTCAGTACCCGGCGCTGGCTAACTGCCCAAGAGGTGGCTTCAGAAGATGCGCTGGAGCGTCATGCCTTAGGCTTTCATGTGCCCAAGCGCTACGACAGAGTGGTGGACATTGAACACTGTTACCTTCAACCCGAACCTTCTAATGCCATCCGCTTGGCAGTCAAAGCTTTTGCATTGGATGCCGGCATTCCTTTTTACGACACCGTATTGCACGAGGGGGTGTTGCGCAGCCTCATCATTCGCACGGCAAACACCGGCGAAGTGATGGTCATTGTCGTATATGCTGGTGGAGAAGAAGGCAGGGCAGCCGCAAGTCAAGTAGCGGCTTTCGTGAAAGAGCGCTTCCCGCAGGTTGTATCTATTTATTTGATGCACAACCCAAAGCAGAATGACAACTACTACGACTTAGAGGCTGAACTATATGATGGCAAGGCTTACATCACGGAGCAGATGGAGCACCTGCGCTTCCGCATCGGACCCAAGTCTTTTTTTCAGACCAACTCAGCGCAAGCCCATCGCCTCTACAGCATAGTGCGGGCGTGGGCAGCACTTAGCGGCGACGAACTCGTTTATGACCTTTACACAGGCACCGGCTCTATTGCCAACTTCGTTGCGCAAAAAGCCAAGAAGGTAGTGGCTATAGAATATGTGAAAGAAGCCATAGAAGATGCTTGGCAAAATGCGCGTGACAACGGCATCGACAATGTATATTTCGAAGCCGGAGACATGAAGGATGTGTTGACCGACGATTTCATAAAAAAGCACGGTGCGCCGGATGTGATGATTACTGACCCGCCACGTGCTGGCATGCATCCCGACGTAGTGGCGTTGATTGCACGCGTGGCACCGCGTCGCATCGTGTATGTGAGCTGCAACCCGGCAACTCAAGCTCGTGACATCGCCCTGTTGGCGCCTTATTACGAGGTGGAGCGTGTACAGCCTGTGGACATGTTTCCCCATACACATCATGTAGAAAGCGTTGCCCTCTTGCATCGCAAGTAG
- a CDS encoding tetratricopeptide repeat protein has translation MQFTAFFLCMAACYAQNEGKGSSTAPFEQKADVWYNTPPTATDRLGRGQYFYHKGFFKKAITEFNEALLLDATLADAYLWRGKAKEALKDYSGAINDYNMALYYHPQLYEAHALRAGIRLLHGDTTGACQEWASIPEAQRPRHSPCAKVCQMP, from the coding sequence ATGCAATTTACAGCTTTCTTCCTATGCATGGCAGCATGCTATGCACAAAACGAGGGGAAAGGTAGCTCTACTGCCCCTTTTGAGCAAAAGGCAGACGTATGGTATAACACTCCACCCACAGCTACCGACCGGCTGGGCAGAGGACAGTACTTTTACCACAAGGGCTTTTTCAAAAAGGCTATTACGGAATTCAACGAAGCTCTTTTGCTGGATGCCACACTGGCAGATGCCTATTTGTGGCGGGGCAAAGCCAAAGAAGCGCTCAAAGACTATTCAGGTGCCATCAACGATTACAACATGGCGCTATATTACCACCCACAACTATATGAAGCCCATGCCCTGCGCGCAGGCATCCGGCTGTTGCATGGTGATACGACCGGCGCATGTCAAGAGTGGGCATCGATTCCAGAAGCGCAACGCCCCCGGCACTCACCCTGTGCCAAGGTATGCCAGATGCCTTGA
- a CDS encoding CvpA family protein — translation MNLLDLFIVLPILWGAHKGYQKGFLLSLINFLAFFVALLLSFKFFHITLQVLANFVNVSDSTMPYLAFFITFGLMLYGILQMGKRLKSTINDTLLGSFDNLLGAVLGGLKYALFVSAFLWLFGTLKTFQDNTLEESLFYSVVSPLAPYVVEHSSEWISKGKGIIEESKEIIQESKENKENVQRDTYY, via the coding sequence ATGAACCTACTGGATTTATTCATAGTACTGCCTATTCTCTGGGGCGCACACAAAGGATACCAAAAGGGCTTTTTGCTTTCGCTCATCAACTTTTTGGCATTCTTTGTAGCCCTGCTGTTGTCGTTCAAGTTTTTTCATATTACCCTTCAGGTGCTTGCCAATTTCGTAAATGTATCGGACAGCACCATGCCCTATCTTGCTTTTTTCATCACCTTTGGGTTGATGCTTTATGGCATCCTGCAGATGGGCAAGCGTCTGAAAAGCACCATAAACGATACACTGCTCGGAAGTTTCGACAACTTACTGGGGGCTGTGTTGGGAGGGCTAAAATATGCGCTTTTCGTGAGTGCCTTCCTGTGGCTTTTCGGCACCCTTAAAACCTTTCAAGACAATACTTTGGAAGAAAGCCTTTTCTATTCCGTAGTTTCACCTCTTGCGCCTTATGTTGTAGAACACAGCTCCGAATGGATTAGTAAAGGAAAGGGCATCATCGAAGAGTCGAAGGAGATTATCCAAGAGTCGAAAGAAAATAAGGAAAACGTTCAGCGTGATACTTATTATTGA
- a CDS encoding DNA polymerase III subunit yields MQFSQLPSLPVLQEKLVQQVARRQVPHALMFIGKTGGGQWSTALAFSTFLLCQSAQKVEAQDSCGRCSNCRKMSLFSHPDVHFVFPVGNQGSSKNTSAAFLEDWRRLNAETPFFDLDRWLEVAGIDNKQANISVEESRQLTQKLSLSAFEGGYKVVLMWLPEYMNAAAANALLKLIEEPPAHTFFLLVSENPDAVLLTIRSRVQSIQVPPYTAESIEEWLIRAKGIPSKQANEWAVLSEGNMLALEALMQSGNEDSHLLFRDWLRHCWKADWHAIAPVVESLSNESKVTQRKVLEYGITALRECIMWQHTGGRLNKFRAAHLEFVQGLASVLSQEAIEGLLKELTQSLYYLERNVNNKLVFANLSIQLISALQKARKQATRKK; encoded by the coding sequence ATGCAGTTTTCTCAACTTCCTTCCTTACCCGTATTGCAGGAAAAACTCGTGCAGCAGGTTGCCCGAAGGCAGGTACCCCATGCACTCATGTTCATTGGCAAAACAGGAGGCGGGCAATGGTCAACGGCTTTGGCTTTTAGCACCTTTCTATTGTGTCAAAGCGCTCAAAAAGTAGAAGCACAAGACAGCTGCGGGCGCTGTAGCAATTGCCGCAAGATGTCTTTATTTAGTCATCCGGATGTGCACTTTGTTTTCCCGGTAGGCAATCAAGGAAGTAGCAAAAACACCTCTGCTGCTTTTCTTGAAGACTGGCGGCGCTTGAATGCAGAAACGCCTTTTTTTGACTTAGACCGCTGGCTTGAGGTCGCCGGCATCGACAACAAACAAGCCAACATCAGTGTAGAGGAGAGCCGACAGCTCACCCAAAAACTTAGCCTGAGCGCTTTTGAAGGTGGCTATAAAGTGGTGTTGATGTGGTTGCCCGAGTACATGAACGCCGCCGCCGCCAATGCTTTGCTTAAACTCATAGAAGAACCGCCAGCGCATACTTTTTTCTTGTTGGTGAGTGAAAATCCGGACGCCGTGCTACTTACGATTCGCTCACGGGTGCAAAGCATACAAGTGCCTCCCTATACAGCAGAAAGCATAGAAGAATGGCTTATACGAGCGAAAGGTATCCCTTCCAAGCAAGCCAACGAGTGGGCAGTGCTTTCAGAAGGCAATATGTTGGCATTGGAAGCTCTGATGCAGAGTGGCAATGAAGACAGCCATTTGTTGTTTCGTGACTGGCTGCGTCATTGCTGGAAAGCAGATTGGCACGCCATCGCTCCGGTTGTAGAAAGTCTGTCAAATGAAAGTAAGGTAACGCAAAGAAAGGTGCTGGAATACGGCATAACTGCTTTGCGGGAGTGTATCATGTGGCAGCATACAGGAGGAAGACTAAATAAGTTTCGTGCTGCTCACTTGGAGTTTGTACAAGGACTTGCCTCGGTTTTATCGCAAGAAGCAATAGAAGGGCTTTTGAAAGAGCTCACGCAAAGCCTCTATTATCTTGAGCGTAATGTGAACAACAAACTGGTATTTGCCAACTTATCTATTCAGCTGATATCGGCTTTACAAAAAGCAAGAAAGCAAGCAACAAGGAAGAAGTAA
- a CDS encoding DUF7832 domain-containing protein: MAVLPKAEKPKNFIYDRAKHHFLGNFPSVLPIEQAYVHIGMYLGWICENDLYSDFFEEEAALQILRFRKRQISCSILSAVWDGYLGSDLFNEEGNEFTQYYYLSGKYKKDYEKTLAANLPSIYHVEDNWENYEKMAKKITQRYKEWKKKRAGEQPESQSHDEEE, from the coding sequence ATGGCAGTTTTACCGAAAGCAGAAAAACCTAAAAACTTTATCTACGATAGAGCCAAGCATCACTTTCTGGGCAACTTCCCCAGCGTGCTGCCCATAGAGCAAGCCTATGTGCATATAGGGATGTATTTGGGATGGATTTGTGAAAACGACCTTTACAGTGATTTCTTTGAAGAAGAAGCCGCCTTGCAAATTCTTCGCTTCCGCAAGCGTCAAATCAGTTGCTCCATCCTCAGTGCCGTATGGGATGGTTATCTGGGCTCTGACCTTTTCAATGAAGAAGGAAACGAGTTCACACAATACTATTATTTGAGCGGTAAATACAAGAAAGACTACGAAAAAACATTGGCTGCCAACCTGCCATCTATTTACCACGTGGAAGACAACTGGGAAAACTACGAGAAGATGGCAAAGAAAATTACGCAACGCTATAAGGAGTGGAAGAAAAAACGAGCAGGCGAACAGCCCGAATCCCAAAGCCACGACGAGGAAGAATAG
- a CDS encoding YifB family Mg chelatase-like AAA ATPase: protein MLAKTYAAAVYGVQALTITIEVNVTQGTHLFMVGLPDSAVKESAQRVESAIKYMGYQFPRQKTVINLAPADLRKEGANYDLPIAIGILAASGQIEAPELERYLMMGELALDGVLRPVKGVLPIAIMARKQGFKGFILPKENASEAAIVNNLDVIGVETLQEAVDFLQGKKHIEPITKDTRALFNASANHYPLDFADVQGQENVKRAMEVAAAGGHNIIMIGPPGAGKTMLAKCLPSILPPLTLKEALETTKIHSVAGRLGKDASLITTRPFRSPHHTVSDVALVGGGAVPQPGEISLAHNGVLFLDELPEFKRSVLEVLRQPLEERRVTISRAKMTLEFPANFMLVASMNPCPCGYYNHPEKECVCAPQSVQRYLSKISGPLLDRIDLHIEVVPVSFTEMSSRKKQECSAEIRERVARARERQTARFENMPGIHTNAMMPSPLVKEFCRIDRAGETLLKAAMERLGLSARAYDRILKVARTVADLAGSDDIKVEHLAEAIQYRSLDRSNWGATV, encoded by the coding sequence ATGTTAGCCAAGACCTATGCTGCGGCAGTGTATGGGGTGCAAGCACTTACCATTACTATTGAAGTAAATGTTACGCAAGGCACCCACCTCTTTATGGTGGGCTTGCCCGACAGTGCTGTGAAAGAAAGCGCACAGCGGGTCGAGTCAGCTATCAAATACATGGGCTATCAGTTTCCAAGACAAAAAACCGTCATCAATTTGGCACCTGCTGACTTGCGCAAAGAAGGCGCCAATTATGACCTGCCCATAGCCATAGGTATTTTGGCAGCTTCGGGACAAATAGAAGCCCCTGAGCTGGAGCGCTACCTGATGATGGGCGAACTGGCATTGGATGGCGTGCTGCGCCCCGTGAAAGGAGTCTTACCTATTGCCATCATGGCAAGAAAGCAAGGGTTTAAAGGCTTTATTTTGCCCAAAGAAAATGCTTCGGAAGCGGCTATTGTCAACAACTTGGATGTGATTGGCGTGGAAACGCTCCAAGAAGCAGTAGATTTTTTGCAGGGCAAGAAGCACATAGAACCCATTACCAAAGACACGCGGGCGCTTTTTAATGCTTCTGCCAATCATTATCCGCTCGACTTTGCCGACGTGCAGGGGCAGGAAAATGTAAAGCGAGCTATGGAAGTAGCTGCTGCCGGAGGGCATAATATCATTATGATAGGACCGCCGGGGGCAGGCAAAACCATGCTTGCCAAATGCTTGCCTTCCATTTTGCCACCGCTTACATTAAAAGAAGCGCTCGAAACCACAAAAATACACTCGGTAGCGGGGCGCCTGGGCAAAGATGCATCCCTCATTACGACACGTCCCTTTCGCTCACCACATCATACCGTCAGCGATGTGGCTTTGGTAGGAGGCGGGGCAGTGCCTCAGCCCGGTGAAATATCTCTTGCCCACAACGGCGTTTTGTTTTTAGACGAACTGCCCGAGTTCAAGCGCTCTGTGTTAGAAGTCCTGCGCCAACCCCTCGAAGAACGCCGAGTAACCATTTCGCGTGCCAAAATGACCTTGGAGTTTCCTGCCAATTTTATGCTGGTGGCAAGCATGAATCCTTGCCCCTGTGGTTATTACAACCACCCGGAGAAAGAGTGTGTTTGTGCGCCGCAGTCGGTGCAACGCTATCTCAGCAAAATCAGCGGACCGTTACTCGACCGCATCGACCTGCACATCGAAGTGGTGCCCGTGTCTTTTACTGAGATGAGCTCACGTAAAAAACAGGAGTGCAGCGCCGAAATAAGGGAGCGAGTGGCACGGGCACGCGAAAGGCAAACCGCTCGTTTCGAAAACATGCCGGGCATCCACACCAATGCTATGATGCCTTCGCCTTTGGTAAAAGAGTTTTGCCGTATAGACAGAGCCGGAGAGACCCTGCTCAAAGCTGCCATGGAGCGCTTGGGACTTTCGGCGCGCGCTTATGACCGTATTTTGAAAGTAGCACGTACCGTTGCCGACCTTGCCGGCAGCGACGACATCAAAGTGGAACATCTTGCCGAAGCCATTCAATACCGCAGTTTAGACCGCAGCAATTGGGGCGCTACCGTCTGA
- a CDS encoding GatB/YqeY domain-containing protein has product MSLESKIQQDLKEAMKAKDAIALKAIRELKSFITLEKTKEGGKEKLSEAEEIAIINKALKQHQETYEMFKQNGREEQAQEEAAIIEVLKRYLPAQLSAEAIEVKIKDIIARTGAQSIKEMGKVMSVATQELAGQDNRLIAETVKRLLSA; this is encoded by the coding sequence ATGAGCTTAGAAAGCAAAATACAACAAGACCTCAAAGAGGCAATGAAAGCCAAAGACGCCATTGCCTTGAAAGCCATTCGCGAGCTAAAGTCTTTCATCACACTGGAAAAAACCAAAGAAGGCGGCAAAGAAAAGCTGAGCGAAGCCGAAGAAATCGCCATCATCAACAAAGCGCTCAAACAGCACCAAGAGACTTACGAGATGTTTAAGCAAAACGGGCGCGAAGAGCAGGCACAAGAGGAAGCCGCCATCATAGAAGTATTGAAACGCTACCTGCCTGCCCAACTATCAGCAGAAGCGATTGAAGTCAAAATAAAAGACATCATTGCACGCACCGGTGCTCAAAGCATCAAAGAGATGGGCAAGGTTATGAGCGTGGCAACCCAAGAACTGGCAGGGCAAGACAACCGCCTGATAGCCGAAACTGTAAAGCGTTTGCTTTCTGCTTGA
- a CDS encoding lytic transglycosylase domain-containing protein, whose product MRNLQLLVLLGVILLLVFYSIYERLQDPVRSDYEQDYAYQLYLANREVPQQIYFLDEEVPLQDPQVRERFAYEIYVLTKWRSYTIELLAKAKYWLPIFEQILRSYGLPTDFKYLVVIESGMRNVVSPAGAAGFWQLLPETARMMGLRVDHEVDERYHSLKAAHAAARYLRLAYQEIGNWTYVAASYNAGIGAMLHAVVTQQAPSYYHMLLNPETNRYVMKAAAFKEVYEHPLKYGFDLPVRPWKPKPYRSIQLRTSIPSLREFAKMQGISIETLRALNPWLVGESLTLPEGATYEIRLPLQANDDTSLEADEEFLPLPRDSVITPTDNPRVQGKAKQIAAEQE is encoded by the coding sequence ATGAGAAACCTTCAGTTGCTGGTCTTACTCGGAGTCATTCTGCTGCTGGTCTTTTATTCTATTTATGAGCGGCTACAAGACCCCGTGCGGTCTGACTACGAGCAAGACTATGCCTATCAGTTGTATTTAGCCAACAGGGAAGTACCCCAACAAATCTATTTCTTGGATGAAGAGGTGCCACTACAAGACCCGCAGGTGCGGGAGCGCTTTGCTTATGAAATCTATGTTCTCACCAAATGGCGGAGCTATACCATCGAGCTTTTAGCAAAAGCCAAGTACTGGCTGCCCATCTTTGAGCAGATTCTGCGTTCTTACGGTCTGCCTACCGATTTCAAATACTTGGTGGTCATTGAAAGTGGCATGCGCAATGTGGTGTCGCCGGCGGGGGCTGCCGGTTTTTGGCAGCTTTTGCCCGAAACAGCCCGTATGATGGGCTTACGTGTAGACCATGAAGTAGATGAGCGTTACCATTCGTTGAAGGCTGCCCATGCAGCAGCTCGGTATCTGCGCCTTGCTTATCAAGAAATTGGAAATTGGACCTATGTAGCGGCTTCTTATAATGCCGGCATTGGTGCCATGCTTCATGCCGTAGTTACCCAACAAGCGCCTTCGTATTACCACATGCTACTCAACCCCGAAACCAACCGCTATGTGATGAAAGCGGCAGCTTTCAAAGAAGTGTATGAACACCCTTTGAAGTATGGCTTCGACTTGCCTGTACGCCCCTGGAAACCCAAACCCTACCGCTCAATTCAGCTGCGTACAAGTATTCCCTCTCTAAGGGAGTTTGCCAAAATGCAAGGCATTTCCATAGAGACCTTGCGTGCACTGAATCCTTGGCTGGTAGGCGAGTCGCTCACTTTGCCCGAAGGAGCGACCTATGAAATCCGGCTGCCGCTGCAAGCCAACGATGATACAAGCCTCGAAGCAGACGAAGAATTCCTTCCCTTGCCCCGTGACTCAGTCATCACCCCCACAGACAATCCCCGGGTGCAAGGCAAAGCTAAGCAAATAGCTGCCGAACAGGAATAA
- a CDS encoding M1 family metallopeptidase, with amino-acid sequence MRYSAYLLILIALFQACKDIEQPQEDIVMGKDIHSFSEPEKAVVKHLSLRLQVDFDAKQLSGTATWDIERTPDAQALVLDTKGLAIEAVFLDDDTTPVSFSLGKEDPVLGQALFIPLKKETQKVRIVYHTSAGAPALQWLEAHQTAGGRHPFLFSQSQCILARSWVPCQDSPGVRFTYDAEVKVPQGMMALMSAENPQEKSADGIYRFRMRQPIPSYLLAIAAGDLVFKPISKRAGVYAEPETIEAALHEFEDLEEMIRAAERLYGDYVWERYDLLVLPPSFPFGGMENPRLTFATPTIIAGDKSLTSLVAHELAHSWSGNLVTNRTWNDLWINEGFTVYFERRIMESMYGRDYAEMLAELGYQDLQQTIARMGENNKDTRLKLDLQRRDPDDAVTDIAYEKGYFFLRLVEETIGRDKFDIFVKDYFRQFAFRSMDTEHFVEYFQKEVLDKNPGAAKAIRMQEWIYGTGLPDNCPKVNATRFRKVEQALQDWLNGTPADSLPVASWSSHEWLHFVRHLPANLSVKQMKALDDAFDFTHSGNAEIQAEWYTQAALHGYTEAFPAIEDFLMKVGRRKFLVPIYRALLQSEEGKRAALDIYAKARKNYHYVATSTLDEMLHWNEKAYKVH; translated from the coding sequence ATGAGGTATAGCGCATACCTGTTGATTTTAATAGCTCTTTTTCAGGCTTGTAAAGATATTGAGCAACCACAAGAAGATATTGTTATGGGAAAAGACATCCACTCTTTTTCAGAGCCAGAAAAGGCAGTTGTCAAACATCTGTCTTTGCGCCTGCAAGTAGATTTTGATGCCAAGCAGCTGAGTGGAACAGCTACTTGGGACATAGAGCGCACCCCAGACGCCCAAGCCCTTGTTTTGGACACCAAAGGATTGGCAATAGAAGCCGTCTTCCTGGACGACGATACCACCCCAGTATCTTTTTCTTTGGGAAAAGAAGACCCGGTGCTTGGGCAAGCTTTGTTTATTCCCTTGAAAAAAGAAACCCAAAAAGTGCGCATCGTGTATCATACCTCTGCAGGTGCTCCAGCACTTCAGTGGTTGGAAGCGCATCAAACTGCCGGTGGGCGACATCCTTTTTTGTTCAGCCAGTCGCAGTGTATCTTGGCACGCAGTTGGGTGCCCTGTCAAGACAGCCCCGGCGTGCGTTTTACCTATGATGCCGAAGTGAAAGTACCTCAGGGAATGATGGCGCTCATGAGTGCCGAAAATCCACAAGAAAAAAGCGCTGATGGCATCTATCGTTTCCGCATGCGTCAGCCCATCCCTTCCTATTTGCTGGCGATTGCAGCCGGCGACTTGGTGTTTAAACCTATCAGCAAACGGGCGGGCGTGTATGCAGAGCCTGAAACTATTGAAGCGGCTTTGCATGAATTTGAGGACTTAGAAGAAATGATACGGGCAGCAGAACGGCTTTATGGCGACTATGTGTGGGAGCGCTATGACTTGTTGGTGTTGCCCCCAAGCTTCCCCTTCGGTGGTATGGAAAACCCGCGCCTTACCTTTGCTACCCCCACAATTATTGCCGGCGACAAGTCATTGACCAGCTTGGTAGCGCATGAGCTGGCGCACTCGTGGTCTGGCAACTTGGTTACCAACCGCACATGGAATGACCTTTGGATAAATGAAGGCTTTACTGTTTACTTCGAACGTCGTATCATGGAATCCATGTATGGACGTGATTATGCCGAAATGCTTGCCGAGCTGGGTTATCAAGACCTGCAGCAGACCATTGCGCGTATGGGCGAAAACAATAAAGACACACGCCTGAAGTTGGACCTGCAGCGCCGCGACCCCGACGATGCCGTAACCGATATAGCCTACGAAAAGGGATATTTCTTTTTGCGCTTGGTAGAAGAAACCATCGGGCGCGATAAATTCGATATTTTCGTAAAAGACTATTTCCGGCAATTTGCTTTCCGGTCCATGGATACCGAGCATTTTGTAGAATACTTTCAAAAAGAGGTGCTGGACAAAAACCCCGGAGCTGCCAAAGCCATTCGCATGCAGGAGTGGATTTATGGCACCGGTTTGCCGGACAACTGCCCCAAGGTCAATGCCACACGATTCCGTAAAGTAGAACAAGCACTACAGGATTGGCTAAACGGAACGCCCGCCGACTCTTTGCCCGTGGCTTCGTGGAGCAGCCACGAGTGGTTGCATTTTGTGCGTCATTTACCCGCCAATTTATCTGTAAAGCAAATGAAAGCCTTGGACGATGCCTTTGATTTTACCCACTCGGGCAATGCCGAAATACAAGCCGAATGGTACACACAGGCGGCATTGCATGGCTATACGGAGGCATTTCCGGCTATAGAGGATTTTCTGATGAAGGTAGGGCGTCGCAAATTCTTGGTACCTATCTACAGAGCTTTGTTGCAAAGTGAAGAGGGAAAGCGTGCTGCCCTTGATATTTATGCGAAAGCCCGAAAAAACTATCACTATGTGGCAACCTCTACTTTAGATGAGATGCTGCATTGGAATGAAAAAGCGTACAAAGTGCATTGA
- a CDS encoding anthranilate synthase component II, with amino-acid sequence MILIIDNYDSFTYNLVDYFARLGVNCHVVRNDVPPYEYLSRPFQGVVLSPGPGVPSRAGYLMEVIAQLYQHYPLLGICLGHQALAEFFGGTLTHAHCPMHGKTSLISHQASDLFENLPQPLSVVRYHSWVVQTLPPILLPTAYTADQYRELMAFRHQSLPVFGVQFHPEAALTQEGLKLLNNWLKHTGITKAY; translated from the coding sequence GTGATACTTATTATTGACAATTACGACTCCTTTACATACAACTTGGTAGATTATTTCGCTCGCTTGGGGGTAAATTGCCATGTGGTGCGCAATGATGTGCCGCCTTATGAGTATCTCTCACGCCCCTTCCAAGGAGTAGTGTTGTCGCCGGGTCCGGGCGTACCCAGCCGGGCGGGCTATCTCATGGAAGTCATTGCACAGCTCTACCAGCACTACCCCTTGTTAGGTATATGCTTAGGGCACCAAGCCTTGGCTGAATTTTTTGGAGGAACTCTTACCCATGCTCATTGCCCCATGCACGGCAAAACGAGCCTTATTTCACACCAAGCATCGGATTTGTTTGAAAATCTGCCACAGCCACTTTCCGTAGTGCGCTATCACTCATGGGTGGTGCAAACACTGCCGCCAATACTTTTGCCTACTGCCTATACTGCCGACCAATACCGGGAACTGATGGCTTTCCGCCATCAAAGCCTGCCTGTTTTCGGTGTGCAATTCCACCCCGAGGCAGCCCTCACACAAGAGGGTCTGAAACTATTGAATAATTGGTTAAAACATACAGGCATCACAAAAGCTTACTAA